Within the Pseudoxanthomonas sp. YR558 genome, the region GTGTTGCGTTGCAGTTACGGATGCGCTTACGCCGCACGTAGTCTGCTCGGATGCATCACATGGCCTTAATATTCAGCCAATCTCGACATGCATCACCGATGGAGCCGCCATGCACACGCCCGACCATGAATTCGATCCGGACGACAACTTCCGCCACGCCTTCGACGATGAAGACGACATGGACCTGGACGACACCGAGGCGCTGGTATGGAACCTGCTCGTCCTGATCAATCCCGGCGATGAGGAGACCGCGCTGCGCCAGTTCGCGGCGTACCGCGACGCCACCGGCGAGGAGCCCGCGGAACCGGACCAGGTGCTGTGGACGCTGAAGGATGCGATCGACTGGACGTCGGGGTTCTACGTGGACTGGAAGGACGCGGAATCCTTCGTCGATTGCGTCAACCAGCTGGCCGCGCGCTATGCCATCGAGATCGACTGGGGCGGCGATACCAGCGACGAGGATTTCATGGACGAGGTCGAGGTGCCGGTGCTGATGGCGACCGCCTACGACCGGCTCCGCGAGCACGGCTACACGCTGTGGAACTGGAACACCGGCGGCGACGCCTACGCCGGCTGGATGGCGTTGCGCCGCGACGACGAAGGCATGCAACAGCTCGCCGCGGTGATGGGCGTGGAGATCCGCCCCGGCAGCGACGCGTTCTAGGCGAACGCGTCAGAGCGTGCGCAGGAACTCGGTGATGGCCTCGAGTTCCGTCTTGTGCAGGTCCAGCGGCTTGAGCAACGGATCGACCTGCGGGAACAGGGGATCGTTCAACTGCTCCGGTTTGCGCCCCGGCCGCGGCATGCCGACGTTGTACATGTTCACCACGCCGCGCAGCTCCATGAACCCACCGCTGTGCATGTACGGCCCGGTCTTGCCCACGTTGCGCAGCGTCGGCGTGCGGAACTTGCCGCTGTCGGCCGGGTCGCCGGTCACCCGGTAGCGGCCCAGGTCTTCCTTCGATCGGCCGTAGAAGTGCAGGCCGAGGTTGTGGAAGCGGTTGTCGGTCAGCGCGGGTCCGCTGTGGCAGTTCATGCAACGCGCCTGCGTGCGGAACAGGTGCAGTCCCCACAGTTGCTGGTCGGTCAGCACATCGCGCTGGCCCTCCAGGAAGCGATCGAAACGGTTGAAGCGCGGCACCAGGCTACGCTGGTAGCTGGCCAAAGCTTGCGCGACGCGCGGCATGCTGATCCGTTTGTCGCCGAACACCTGCGCGAATGCGACGGGGTAGTCGGTCTCCCGGTTGAGCCGCTTCTCCAGCGCGCGCGGGGCGAACGCCATCTCCGCCGAATCCTGGATCGGGTGCAGCGCCTGCGCTTCGAGCGTCGCCGCGCGCCCGTCCCAGAACAGCGGACTGGAGAACGCCGCCATCGACACGTTCATCGCATTGCGCTTGCCCGCCTGCCGGTCGTGGCCGAACGACACGCTGCGGCCATCGCCCCAGCCCAGTTGCCGGTCGTGGCAACTCGCGCACGCGATCTGCCCGCTGCGCGAGAGGCGCGGATCTTCGAACAACCGCTTGCCCAATGCGATCTTCTCGGGCGTCTGGGGATTGTCCGCAGGCACCGGCGGCGTGTCGGGCAGCGGCGCCAGTTCCTGCCAGGCCGCGCCCGCATCGACCGTGGGTGCGGGCCATTCGGCGATGGGCAATGCGTAAACGCGACGCAGGCAGTCCGCATCCATCGAAGGCGCGCTGACGGCAATACGCTGGCGGCATTCGCCGATGGAGGGTGCCGCTGTCACGCCCTCGTTTTGCGATTGCGCGGCGGTCGCCGCCACGAGCAGCGAGCCGGGCAGCAGGAACACCAGGGCGGGCAGCCAGCGACGCATGCTCAGGCGCCCGCCATCAACAGTGCACCGGCCAGCAAGGGTGCCTGCACGAGCGCGATGAAGAGGCGCAACGTGACCGGCCAGTCGCGCAGGCGCCAGAGGGCCCAGAGACCAGCGCATCCGGCAGCGACGGTGCATGCCGCCATCGCCGCCGTGTAGTCGCTCCCACGCCACGTCGCATGAGGTCCGGAAGACACGAGCATCAGCACGACCTGCACCGACACGGTGGCGGGCAGGCACCACAGCAGCCAGTGCGGGACGAAGGACGGGTTCTTCATCGTGCGCGCCTCGTCATGGCCTAGAAGCGATAGCCCAGTTCCAGCCAGTAGCTGCGGCCGGGTTCGTAGTAGGACGTGGTGCTGATGCTCCCGCTCAGCGGATTCCGGCGGTTGAAGACGTTCATGGCCTCCACGCGCACGTAGGCCTCCTGTTGGCGTGGCAAGGCCAGGCTGTATTCCAGCGTGGTGTCCCAGGTGAAGGTGCGCGGTGCGTCGTAGCTTTCGATCACGTCGATCGTTTCGCCCTGGTAATCCTCCGCGCCCGTGACGGTGAACCCGGTGAAGCCGGCGCGGTAGCGCAGGAAGTTGCTCCACATCAGCCCCCATGCCGGCAGCCGCGTCTGGGTGGAAAGGCGCGCCGTCCAAGGGCGGTTGTAGCTCGCCTGCGGTAGTTCATAGGCGTGGATCACGCTGCCTTCGTAGCGGACCAGGCGGTTGTAGGCGCTGTCCGTGTAGCTGCTTTCGTAGTCCACGTAGTTGCGGCGCACGTCGGTGTGGTCGAACGCGAACTGCGCGTGCGTTTCGCTGCCCCGCCAGGTGAAAGGCCGCTGCAGGCCGACGCTGAGCGTGCTGGTGTCGCTGCGGCTGCGGCCGGCGTTGATGTACTCGTAGACGTTGGCCGAGTAGTAGCCGCTGGTGTCGTCGCTCGCGACGCGGCGGCGGAGGATCTCGTCGCGCCCGTCCCGGCGGACATGCTTCAGGTTGAAATCCAGGCCGGCCCAGCGCTGGTTGATGCCGATGTTCAGCTCGTCGCTGTATGGAATGTCGAGCGTCTCGAAGCGGTTGTTCGCCGTGTAGGTGCGGCTGGGGGACCACAGCAGCGACGGCGCCGTGCGGGTATAGGTGGTCTGCAGGTTGTCCCGGCCTTCGCGCAGCTTGTAAGTGAAGAAGCTGCGGCCGTAGTAGCGGTTGGCACCGGCGGTCAGCAACGTAGCCTGGTTGCCCCGCACGTCCCATGACATCGCGAAGCGCGGCGCCACGGTGGTCTTGTCCATCATGTCGTCGCCGTCCACGCGGATGCCGGGCCGGAAGCTCCAGCGTCCCAGCCGGATGTCGTCTTCGGCGAATACGCCCCATTCCTTGAGCTTCACTTCGAAGTAGCCTGCGGAGTAGATGTTGCGTGTGCGGAAGAACTGGCCCTGTCCTGCGACCACGCTGCCGGCGCCGCTGACAGTGGTGTAGACCGGCGACAACGAGCAGGCCTCGGTGTCGACCACGCCGTTGGCATCGGTGCAGGACGTCGTCCGGCCAGGGCTCAGGAAGCTGTAATGGTCGTTGAGGCGATGATAGGTGCCCAGGCGATCGCGATACTGCAGGCCGAACTGCAGCGCGTGATGGCTGCTACCCCATTGGAGCGCATCACGACGCGCGGTGAGTGCGTACCCGACGGTCCGGTTGCGCTGGTCGATGTCGCCCCAGTTGCCCTCGAAGCTGCTGTTGTTGACGCCCCAGTCGTACGCGGGCGATCGCGCCCAGGCCTTCCAGTAGTCCACGCCATCGGGCACGCGGCGGGAGCTCTCCAGGTCGCTGTAGCTCAGTACCTGATCCAGGTCCCATGCGCCGATATCCAGTCCCATGCGCAGGCTGCCGACGGGCCCGCCCTGCTTGAGGTCGAAGTACGAATTCTTGGCGTTCTGGGTGAAGTAGCGCTCGTCCGTCGGCGCATGCGTGAAGCTGCCCGACAGGGTGATGCCATCGCCGGCCCAGTCCAGCCTCACGCTGGCGCTGGTGTTCTCGCGGCGCTGCTCCTTGATCAGTTCGTCGCTGACGCTGACGTTGCCCGCTGAGTAGCCGCGTAGCGGGATGTCGGAGCGCGTGCGGATGAGGTTCGCGATCCAGCCCACGCCGCCATCGGTACGGCCTTCAAGCATCGCCGAGAGCCGGTATTTGTCGTACACCGGCTGGTTCGTATACATCGAGGACTGCGAGATGTCATCGCCTTCCGGAAGATTGATCTCATCCCATACCGAGCGCGACATGCGGAACGACACCTTGCCCCCGAGCGTGTCGCGCGCCTTCCGGCTCTCGGCATCCACCACGCCGCCGCTGAAGCCGCCGAAGGCAGCGGGCACGTTGCTGTCGTAGACAGTCAACTGGCCGATCAGCTCGGTGTCCAGCGCGATGCCCTGGGTGGCGCTGGGCACGTCGGCCAGATCGTGCGGATTGGCGGCTTGCGGATCGATGTCGTTGTTGAAGCTGGTGCCGTCCAGCTGAAGCAGGTTCTGGTAGTACTGTCCGCCGTTGATGCTGATGTTGGCGGGACGG harbors:
- a CDS encoding TonB-dependent receptor, yielding MKLLTLAILSALSAGAHAADAAPSDAPAPASTTPLANSPEYLKPTTLDTLKVVGQRLFPYQEGMVLNERYIEDQVKGNGDIGTLLRINPNVQFDDSAFASSNRMGEIRPANISINGGQYYQNLLQLDGTSFNNDIDPQAANPHDLADVPSATQGIALDTELIGQLTVYDSNVPAAFGGFSGGVVDAESRKARDTLGGKVSFRMSRSVWDEINLPEGDDISQSSMYTNQPVYDKYRLSAMLEGRTDGGVGWIANLIRTRSDIPLRGYSAGNVSVSDELIKEQRRENTSASVRLDWAGDGITLSGSFTHAPTDERYFTQNAKNSYFDLKQGGPVGSLRMGLDIGAWDLDQVLSYSDLESSRRVPDGVDYWKAWARSPAYDWGVNNSSFEGNWGDIDQRNRTVGYALTARRDALQWGSSHHALQFGLQYRDRLGTYHRLNDHYSFLSPGRTTSCTDANGVVDTEACSLSPVYTTVSGAGSVVAGQGQFFRTRNIYSAGYFEVKLKEWGVFAEDDIRLGRWSFRPGIRVDGDDMMDKTTVAPRFAMSWDVRGNQATLLTAGANRYYGRSFFTYKLREGRDNLQTTYTRTAPSLLWSPSRTYTANNRFETLDIPYSDELNIGINQRWAGLDFNLKHVRRDGRDEILRRRVASDDTSGYYSANVYEYINAGRSRSDTSTLSVGLQRPFTWRGSETHAQFAFDHTDVRRNYVDYESSYTDSAYNRLVRYEGSVIHAYELPQASYNRPWTARLSTQTRLPAWGLMWSNFLRYRAGFTGFTVTGAEDYQGETIDVIESYDAPRTFTWDTTLEYSLALPRQQEAYVRVEAMNVFNRRNPLSGSISTTSYYEPGRSYWLELGYRF
- a CDS encoding cytochrome c peroxidase gives rise to the protein MRRWLPALVFLLPGSLLVAATAAQSQNEGVTAAPSIGECRQRIAVSAPSMDADCLRRVYALPIAEWPAPTVDAGAAWQELAPLPDTPPVPADNPQTPEKIALGKRLFEDPRLSRSGQIACASCHDRQLGWGDGRSVSFGHDRQAGKRNAMNVSMAAFSSPLFWDGRAATLEAQALHPIQDSAEMAFAPRALEKRLNRETDYPVAFAQVFGDKRISMPRVAQALASYQRSLVPRFNRFDRFLEGQRDVLTDQQLWGLHLFRTQARCMNCHSGPALTDNRFHNLGLHFYGRSKEDLGRYRVTGDPADSGKFRTPTLRNVGKTGPYMHSGGFMELRGVVNMYNVGMPRPGRKPEQLNDPLFPQVDPLLKPLDLHKTELEAITEFLRTL